The genomic interval CGAGCTCGGCCTCCCGGTCTTGCAGCCCGAGCGCCTGCGAGACGCCATGGACGACATCCGTCGTTTCGCGCCGGATGTCATCGTGACGGCTGCGTACGGCAAGATCCTGAGCGAGGCGCTGCTCTCCCTTCCGCGCGTCGGATCGGTCAACGTGCACGCGTCGCTCCTCCCCCGCTGGCGCGGCGCCGCGCCCATTCAGCGCGCCATCTGGGCCGGCGACGCGGAAACCGGCATTACGCTTATGGAAATGGTGCGCGATCTCGACGCAGGGCCCATTTTGGCGCAGGAGCGCGTGGCCATCGAGCCGACGGACACGGCCGGAACGCTGCACGACAAATTGGCTCACTTAGGCGGCGAGGTGTGCGAGCGGTATCTCCCGCGCTATGTCGCGGGCGAGCTTGCGCCGGTTCCGCAGCCTGAGGAAGGGGTCACGTACGCCGAGAAGCTGACGCGCGAGGACGAGTGGATCGACTGGACGAGGAGCGCGGCCGAGATCGACCGGCAGGTTCGGGCGCTCGCGCCGGTGCCTGGGGCGACCTCGGCGCTCACCACGGGTGAGGAGCTGAAGATCCTCGCCGGGCGGCCCATCGAGACGGCCACCTTTGGCGATCCCGGCGAGGTGAAGCCGCGCGGTGATGCGCTATGGGTGTCGTGCGGCGGGGGCGTCTACGAAATCTCCGAAGTCAAGCCGAGTGGTCGCCGCGTGATGCCGGCGGGCGCTTTTTGGCGCGGCCTGCGCGGAGAAGGCGTGCGCATGAGGGGGAACGCGAGGGATGATCGCTGAGGGCAGGCGGCGCGCGTATCAGGCGCTCATCCGGGTCGAACGGGACGGGGCGTTTCTCAACGCCGCCCTCCAGGAGGCGCTCGCGGGCGCAGGCGTGGACGAACGAGATCGCGCGCTGGCCACCGAGATCGCCTATGGTACGCTGCGCCGACAGATCACGCTCGACCGATTGCTGTCGCCGCTCGTGCGCCGGCCCATGTCGAAACTCGATCCCGAGGTGCGCGTGATCCTGCGCATGGGCGCGTACCAGATGACCTGGCTGAACCGCGTTCCGGCGTACGCCGCGGCGAACGACGCGGTCGAACTCGCCAAGCGGCACCGTCCTCAGGCGGCCGCCCTCGTGAATGCGGTGCTTCGCCGGTACGCCGAGCGCGCGCAAGATTGGGAAGACCTCCTGAACAAGGCCGTTGCGGGGGCGAAGGACGTCGAGCGGTGGTCGGTGATGTACAGCGTGCCGGCTTGGATCGTGGAGCGGCTCGTGGCGGATCACGGAGCGGATCGAGTCCTTGCGGCGCTCGCTTCGATGAATGAGCCGGCGCCGATGTCCCTGCGCGCCAATCGCCTTCGCGGATCCCGCGAGGAGGCCATCGCTCGATTGGGCGCGGAGGGCGCCGTGGCGAGGCCCGCCGCGCTCGCGGAGGACGGCCTGCGCGTGCAGGGGCAGGTCGACGTGACGCGCCTTCAGGCTTACCGGGACGGCTACGTGACGATTCAGGACGAGGGCGCGATGCTTGTGGCGCCGCTTCTTCGTCCGGAGCCTGGTATGCGCGTGGTGGACCTTTGCGCGGCGCCAGGCGGCAAGACGACGCACCTGGCCGAGCTGATGGGCGATCGCGGCGAGATCGACGCCTATGACGTCACCGTGGCGAAGGTTCGCGCCATCCGCCAACAGGCAGAGCGGCTTGGCCTGCAAAGCGTTCACCCGAGGCTCGGCGACGGCCGGCAGGTCACACCGGAAGGGCTGTACGACGCGGCGCTCGTGGACGCGCCCTGCACCGGCCTTGGCGTCATGCGCCGTCGGCCGGACCTGCGATATCGGCGGCGCCCGGAGGACGTCGCGCAGTTGGCGCAGCTTCAGCGGGCCTTGCTGCGCCGCGCGTGCGCCATCGTCCGATCCGGCGGCTGCGTCGTGTACTCGACGTGCACACTGTTGAAGGAGGAGAACGAGTCCGTCGTGCGCGACGTGGCCTCCGATCCGTCTGTGGGCGTCCGCATCGAAGACATCGGAGGCGACTTGGCGCCGACGCTGGCTGTGAGCGTCGGGGAGCGTTCGCCAGGTTTCCTGCTTTGGCCGGACTGGCACGAGACGGACGGGTTTTTCATGGCGCGCCTGCGCCGAATCTGACACCGAGCTTCACCAGGGAGGTGAGACGATGGTCCATTTGTACGATTTCACGCTCGAGGAGCTGCGCGACTGGGTGGTGCGCGAACTCGGCGAGCGGCCGTTTCGCGCGGTTCAGCTTTACGAGTGGATGTACCAGAAGCGGGCGAAGTCGTTTGACGAAATGACGAATCTGCCGA from Alicyclobacillus acidocaldarius subsp. acidocaldarius DSM 446 carries:
- the fmt gene encoding methionyl-tRNA formyltransferase, which gives rise to MTVRALFCGTPDFAVPSLDALCRLGYEVVVITQPDRPRGRSRELAPPPVKIRALELGLPVLQPERLRDAMDDIRRFAPDVIVTAAYGKILSEALLSLPRVGSVNVHASLLPRWRGAAPIQRAIWAGDAETGITLMEMVRDLDAGPILAQERVAIEPTDTAGTLHDKLAHLGGEVCERYLPRYVAGELAPVPQPEEGVTYAEKLTREDEWIDWTRSAAEIDRQVRALAPVPGATSALTTGEELKILAGRPIETATFGDPGEVKPRGDALWVSCGGGVYEISEVKPSGRRVMPAGAFWRGLRGEGVRMRGNARDDR
- the rsmB gene encoding 16S rRNA (cytosine(967)-C(5))-methyltransferase RsmB; the protein is MIAEGRRRAYQALIRVERDGAFLNAALQEALAGAGVDERDRALATEIAYGTLRRQITLDRLLSPLVRRPMSKLDPEVRVILRMGAYQMTWLNRVPAYAAANDAVELAKRHRPQAAALVNAVLRRYAERAQDWEDLLNKAVAGAKDVERWSVMYSVPAWIVERLVADHGADRVLAALASMNEPAPMSLRANRLRGSREEAIARLGAEGAVARPAALAEDGLRVQGQVDVTRLQAYRDGYVTIQDEGAMLVAPLLRPEPGMRVVDLCAAPGGKTTHLAELMGDRGEIDAYDVTVAKVRAIRQQAERLGLQSVHPRLGDGRQVTPEGLYDAALVDAPCTGLGVMRRRPDLRYRRRPEDVAQLAQLQRALLRRACAIVRSGGCVVYSTCTLLKEENESVVRDVASDPSVGVRIEDIGGDLAPTLAVSVGERSPGFLLWPDWHETDGFFMARLRRI